The following proteins are encoded in a genomic region of Oryza brachyantha chromosome 11, ObraRS2, whole genome shotgun sequence:
- the LOC102716914 gene encoding putative receptor-like protein kinase At4g00960: MASDPVSTAANIAQLTGVGALGLITLIVEAAKTARRNKRTCLELAKLVEQVGDLLRALQEQPGVTFMERPETSAPLVELQETLRQAYELVESCRRGSYRRRFCAGKDQSDRLRHVQSRISIYLQLFPIICHIDGTRLLVRVIADGAAASRSPRSEMDEDEVLMSLTNRPSPQARFQKFSYSQLVHATNDFSLGEQLEKGTLAILYKGKLHGNDVTIKRPSVSASGQRLPECMSESELFTNEIKILPELQHKNIVKLVGFCTERSERATVYECVEKGSLENIFFGPEKERSILDWPTRFRIIEGIAQGLAYLHNYSRVRIIHRDLKPSNILLDSDMNPKISNFELAEMLSSDTEEQRTDNVVGSIGFSAPEYMHKGIFSVKTDVYSFGVVVLEILSGKRWTQPNQTRFHRDLLTWAWARPSCCVTRAAARLRELVDPALHGVSFRGRALPRCLSFPARRRALSQQREMRRCARAALLCIQERPKHRPAMPEVLHMLRPRKKAAPPLPGRSRFTTASSLHGGAAANSS; this comes from the exons atgGCTAGCGATCCGGTGTCAACGGCCGCGAACATCGCGCAGCTCACCGGCGTGGGCGCGCTGGGGCTGATCACGTTGATCGTGGAGGCGGCCAAGACGGCTCGCCGGAACAAGAGGACATGTCTCGAGCTCGCCAAGCTGGTGGAGCAGGTCGGCGACCTGCTCCGCGCCCTGCAGGAGCAGCCCGGGGTGACGTTCATGGAGCGGCCGGAGACGAGCGCGCCGCTCGTGGAGCTTCAGGAGACGCTCCGGCAGGCGTACGAGCTCGTCGAGTCGTGCCGGCGGGGAAGCTACCGTCGCCGGTTCTGCGCCGGGAAGGACCAGAGCGACCGCCTCCGCCACGTGCAGAGCAGGATCAGTATATATCTCCAGCTGTTCCCGATCATCTGCCACATCGACGGCACCCGCCTCCTCGTCCGAGTcatcgccgacggcgccgccgcctctcgctCTCCACGCTCCGag ATGGATGAAGATGAAGTGCTCATGTCGCTGACCAATCGCCCCAGTCCTCAAGCTAG GTTTCAGAAGTTCAGTTATTCTCAGCTGGTCCATGCTACAAATGATTTCTCACTTGGTGAACAACTGGAAAAGGGCACCTTGGCCATTTTATACAAG GGTAAACTTCATGGGAACGATGTTACTATCAAAAGACCTTCAGTTTCAGCTTCTGGTCAGAGGTTACCAGAATGCATGAGTGAGAGTGAGCTATTCACAAATGAAATCAAGATTCTTCCTGAACTTCAGCACAAAAACATTGTCAAACTTGTGGGATTTTGCACTGAACGAAGTGAAAGGGCTACAGTCTACGAATGCGTGGAGAAGGGGAGCTTGGAGAACATCTTCTTTG GGCCAGAAAAGGAAAGGTCGATTCTTGATTGGCCGACACGTTTCCGAATAATTGAAGGGATAGCACAGGGTCTAGCTTACCTACACAATTATTCCAGAGTACGAATTATTCATAGAGATCTGAAGCCAAGCAACATACTTTTGGATTCAGATATGAACCCAAAAATATCCAATTTTGAGTTGGCTGAAATGCTAAGTTCTGACACGGAGGAACAGAGAACCGACAATGTGGTTGGCTCAAT TGGATTCAGTGCTCCAGAATATATGCATAAAGGTATTTTCTCAGTCAAGACCGATGTGTACAGCTTCGGTGTCGTGGTTTTGGAGATCCTAAGCGGGAAAAGATGGACACAGCCAAATCAGACACGCTTCCACCGAGATCTATTAACGTGG GCATGGGCGAGGCCGTCGTGCTGCGtcacgcgcgcggcggcgcggctgagGGAGCTGGTCGACCCGGCGCTGCACGGCGTCTCGTTCCGCGGCAGGGCGCTGCCGCGGTGCCTGTCCTtcccggcgaggcggcgcgcgcTGTCGCAGCAGCGGGAGATGCGGCGGTGCGCCCGCGCGGCGCTGCTCTGCATCCAGGAGAGGCCCAAGCACCGCCCGGCCATGCCGGAGGTACTCCACATGCTGCGCCCCCGGAAGaaggccgcgccgccgctccccggcCGGTCTCGCTTCACCACGGCGAGCTCGCTCCACGGCGGTGCCGCCGCCAATAGCAGCTGA